TTATTGATGTGGGTACTAAAGAGTTCATTGAAAATAAATATCCAGAAGTTGAAATTGAGTCTTTAGGTGAAAACTCAGTTTTAATGCCAGGACTTATAAACTCTCATGTCCATTTAGAGTTCTCTTCAAATGCAACAACTTTAAAATATGGAAACTTTATGCAGTGGCTAAACTCTGTTATTGCATCAAGAGAAGAGTTAGTTGAAAAAGCAACTAGTAAACTTATCTCTAAAAAGTTATCTAAGATGCTTAAAAGTGGTACTACAACAATTGGAGCTATCTCTTCATACTCACTTGATATAGAACCATGTGTGAAAACTCCTATTAATACAGTATTTTTTACTGAAGTAATTGGAAGTAAGGCTGATATGATAGATAACTTATTTGCAGATTTTAAAGCAAGATTAAATACAGCAAAAAAGAATGAAAGTAAAAATTTTATTCCAGCAATTGCTATTCACTCTCCATATTCAGTACATCCATTTTTAGTAAGGGAGACTTTAAATCTAGCAAGAGAAGATAAGTTAGCAGTAAGTTCACACTTTTTAGAATCTCCAGAAGAGTTTGAGTGGTTACATCGTGATGAGGGTGGTTTTTTAGAGTTTTTCAAAAACTTTTTAGGACAAGAAAAAAGTGTTACAAAACCAATGGAGTTTTTAAATCAATTTAAAGATATAGATAACCTATCATTTACTCACTGTGTGGAAGCAAGTGACAATGACTTAAAAAAGATAAAAGAGTTAAATGCTTTTGTAAATCATTGTGTAACTTCAAATAGATTGTTAAACAACACAAAGTTAGATATAGATAGATTAATTGATTTAAAAGTACCATTTACAATTGGTACAGATGGACTTAGTTCAAATAACTCTTTATCAATGTTTGATGAGTTAAGAAATTGTTTAATGATGCATGTGGATAAAAATCCAATTTCCTTTTCAAAAAGTTTACTTCAAGCGGCAACTATAAATGGTGCAAAAGCTTTAGGTTTACAAAAAGGACAATTAGTAAAAGAAAAAGATGCAGATATTATAGCAATCAACTTACCAGATAATATCAAAGATGAAGAGGATTTATGTATGAATGTAATTTTACATACTAAGTTTGTAAGTAAAGTTTTTATTGGAGGACAAAATGCTTAATTTTTTTAAAAAACTTTTTTATCCTATTATTGCTATTTTAGATTTTATTAC
The Arcobacter sp. F155 genome window above contains:
- a CDS encoding metal-dependent hydrolase translates to MKILSASWIITCNEDSAIIKDGAVVFDEKIIDVGTKEFIENKYPEVEIESLGENSVLMPGLINSHVHLEFSSNATTLKYGNFMQWLNSVIASREELVEKATSKLISKKLSKMLKSGTTTIGAISSYSLDIEPCVKTPINTVFFTEVIGSKADMIDNLFADFKARLNTAKKNESKNFIPAIAIHSPYSVHPFLVRETLNLAREDKLAVSSHFLESPEEFEWLHRDEGGFLEFFKNFLGQEKSVTKPMEFLNQFKDIDNLSFTHCVEASDNDLKKIKELNAFVNHCVTSNRLLNNTKLDIDRLIDLKVPFTIGTDGLSSNNSLSMFDELRNCLMMHVDKNPISFSKSLLQAATINGAKALGLQKGQLVKEKDADIIAINLPDNIKDEEDLCMNVILHTKFVSKVFIGGQNA